A genome region from Magnolia sinica isolate HGM2019 chromosome 8, MsV1, whole genome shotgun sequence includes the following:
- the LOC131253160 gene encoding putative receptor-like protein kinase At3g47110, which translates to MEFPPMSLWAFWSFLLLSSIHLQCFFGSPSHFSNETDLLALLHLKHLITDDPLRSLSSWNHTLHFCNWQGVTCGGHRHPQRVTALNLTGHNLVGPISPFIGNLTFLRIIDLSANNFHDTIPEEIGRLFRLRYLYLTNNTFSGEIPANLTHCSDLQFLSLYGNQLAGRIPTELGSLTKLTRLALSHNNLTGSIPPSLGNLSSLTDLYLSENSLKGRIPGELSRLVSLEVLAIASNTLSGTIPPSLYNLSSIKILAVVNNRLHGNFPPNLGLTLHNLQGLYAGSNQFTGPIPVSLSNASGLVIIYLCNNSFRGSVPLNFGSFKGLSKLVLWGNELGMGKASDLSFLISLTNCSSLRVLQLSRNNLSGALPDSMANLSTQLTWITLGQNRIFGSIPSGIQNLIGLTVLEMRYNFLTGTIPIGVGKLNKVEKLALSGNELSGHIPSSVGNISRLYLLSLEGNKLTGRVPSSLGNCTYMQFIYLGNNNLSGSLPKQLFSFPSLIELQLTNNSFTGNLPLEVGYLKTLSLLYVSNNYLSGEIPISLGNCLSLEYLRLDGNFFQGPIPSTFTTLRGLQSLDLSRNNLSGKIPRYLENLSALQYLNLSFNNFEGELPKQGVFRNASEVSVLRNSKLCGGIPQLQLPPCSGQSSKKQGMSRASKVKFSVIGVVLCLLSLSCFITILYRVRKLRKKPSALPSAEDPFVNVSYAELFKATDGFSSANLVGTGSFGAVYKGFLDRVGTMVAMKVFNLQRQGALRSFMAECEALRNIRHRNLVKILTCCSSIDFKGNDFKALVYEYMANGSLKKWLHGDGHDQLKRNLKFAQRLNIAIDVASALDYLHNHCQTSLVHRDLKPSNILLDDDMTARVGDFGLARFLSEVAHTGSIGMKGSIGYIPPEYAMGSKASTQGDVYSYGILLLEMITGKGPTDDMFKDNLSLHHFAKLALPKQVMEIVDPQLLVEEAEVTQHNGNHVNRRNRMHGCLISMVKIGVLCSVESPRERMWMRDVVAEMHAIKDLYLGTGIHQDKQVRSQILDEGSSYLSHY; encoded by the exons ATGGAGTTCCCTCCTATGAGCCtatgggcattttggtcatttctccttctctcttccattCACCTTCAATGTTTCTTCGGATCTCCCTCTCACTTCTCCAATGAAACTGATCTCCTTGCTCTGCTCCACTTGAAACACCTGATAACCGACGATCCTCTCCGTTCCTTGAGCTCTTGGAATcatactctccacttctgtaACTGGCAAGGAGTTACATGCGGTGGTCACCGCCATCCTCAAAGGGTCACCGCCTTGAACCTCACTGGCCataacttggtggggcccatatctcccttcatagggaatcTCACCTTCCTCAGGATAATCGATCTCTCAGCCAACAACTTCCACGATACGATTCCTGAAGAGATTGGCCGTTTGTTCCGCTTGCGGTATCTCTATCTGACAAACAACACATTCAGCGGAGAAATTCCAGCAAATCTGACCCACTGTTCGGACCTCCAATTCCTTTCTCTTTACGGAAATCAGCTGGCTGGGAGGATTCCGACTGAGCTTGGCTCTCTGACCAAGCTCACCAGATTGGCCCTCAGTCACAACAATCTTACAGGAAGCATTCCAccttcacttggaaacctttcgtCTCTCACTGACCTTTATCTCTCAGAAAACAGTCTGAAGGGCAGAATCCCGGGTGAGCTCAGCCGGCTGGTAAGCTTAGAGGTGCTTGCAATTGCTTCCAATACACTGTCAGGTACGATTCCTCCCTCGCTGTACAATCTGTCCTCCATTAAGATTTTGGCCGTGGTAAACAACAGATTGCATGGAAATTTTCCACCTAACTTAGGCCTCACTCTCCATAATCTACAAGGGTTATATGCCGGatcaaaccaattcacaggaccaataccagtttcattatccaatgcttcGGGACTTGTAATTATTTACCTTTGTAACAATAGTTTTAGGGGATCTGTGCCTCTGAATTTTGGAAGCTTCAAGGGTCTCTCCAAATTAGTTTTGTGGGGCAATGAACTTGGAATGGGGAAAGCAAGTGACTTGAGTTTTCTCATTTCTTTAACCAATTGCAGTAGCTTACGAGTGCTGCAGCTAAGCAGAAATAATCTCAGTGGTGCGTTGCCTGACTCCATGGCTAATCTTTCGACCCAACTGACATGGATAACTTTGGGACAAAACAGGATATTCGGAAGCATCCCATCTGGTATTCAGAATCTTATCGGCTTAACAGTACTAGAAATGCGGTATAACTTTCTGACAGGTACAATTCCCATTGGTGTTGGGAAGCTTAACAAGGTGGAGAAGCTTGCCTTGAGTGGAAATGAATTATCTGGGCACATTCCATCTTCCGTAGGAAACATCTCCCGATTGTACCTACTTTCTTTAGAAGGAAACAAGCTAACTGGGAGGGTGCCTTCAAGTCTTGGAAATTGTACATACATGCAGTTCATATACCTCGGTAATAATAATCTTAGTGGTAGCTTACCCAAACAACTTTTCAGCTTTCCCTCTTTAATTGAACTCCAGCTCACAAACAACTCTTTTACCGGTAATCTGCCATTGGAAGTCGGTTACTTGAAAACTCTCTCATTATTGTATGTTTCAAATAACTATTTATCAGGCGAAATTCCAATCTCGCTAGGCAATTGTTTAAGCCTTGAGTATCTCAGGTTGGATGGGAACTTCTTTCAAGGTCCAATTCCATCAACATTTACTACTCTAAGAGGCCTTCAATCCCTGGATCTTTCACGCAACAACTTGTCTGGAAAGATTCCACGGTACCTGGAGAACCTTTCTGCCTTGCAGTatctaaatctatctttcaataatTTCGAGGGTGAATTACCAAAACAAGGGGTCTTTAGAAATGCCAGTGAAGTTTCAGTACTCAGAAATAGTAAACTTTGTGGTGGTATTCCACAATTGCAATTGCCTCCATGCTCTGGCCAATCTTCCAAGAAACAGGGGATGTCTCGTGCTTCAAAAGTAAAATTCTCCGTAATTGGTGTTGTCCTGTGTCTTCTTTCATTATCTTGTTTCATTACCATTCTTTATCGGGTCAGAAAGTTGAGAAAGAAACCTTCTGCTTTGCCTTCTGCCGAGGATCCTTTTGTCAATGTGTCTTATGCAGAACTCTTTAAAGCAACAGATGGGTTCTCTTCTGCTAATTTGGTCGGCACCGGAAGTTTTGGTGCTGTATATAAAGGGTTTCTAGATCGTGTTGGAACTATGGTGGCAATGAAGGTCTTCAACCTTCAACGACAGGGAGCTCTGAGGAGCTTTATGGCCGAATGCGAAGCTTTGagaaacattaggcatcggaatctTGTTAAGATCTTAACTTGTTGTTCAAGCATTGATTTTAAAggcaatgattttaaagctcTAGTTTATGAGTACATGGCAAACGGAAGTCTAAAGAAGTGGTTGCACGGAGATGGTCATGATCAGCTGAAAAGGAACTTGAAGTTTGCTCAAAGGCTAAACATAGCTATAGATGTGGCCTCTGCGTTGGATTATCTGCATAATCATTGTCAAACGTCACTCGTACATCGAGATTTAAAACCGAGCAATattcttcttgatgatgacatgactGCTCGTGTGGGTGATTTCGGGCTAGCCAGGTTCTTATCTGAAGTTGCGCACACTGGTTCGATTGGAATGAAGGGATCTATTGGGTACATCCCTCCTG AGTATGCGATGGGCAGTAAAGCATCCACACAAGGAGATGTTTATAGCTATGGAATCCTTCTACTGGAGATGATCACCGGAAAGGggccaactgatgacatgtttaaggacaatctaagccttcatcattttgctAAGTTGGCTTTGCCTAAACAAGTAATGGAGATTGTTGACCCACAACTACTCGTAGAAGAAGCTGAAGTTACTCAGCACAATGGAAACCATGTCAATAGAAGAAATAGAATGCATGGCtgcttgatttcaatggtcaaaattGGTGTGTTGTGTTCTGTAGAATCTCCAAGAGAACGGATGTGGATGAGAGACGTTGTTgcagaaatgcatgcaatcaaGGACTTGTATCTTGGGACCGGTATTCACCAAGACAAACAAGTTAGGTCGCAAATATTAGATGAAGGTTCATCTTACCTTAGTCATTATTAA